The Leptospira brenneri genomic sequence TTAAAAACATCTTTCTTTTCGAATGCAAAAAAACATTGGTTCTCTTTGTTTCTGCCTTCTATTTTTTTACAGGTTCGCTACTTGGTGATGGCTGGGAATCATCAATTTGGAAAGACAAAACATATCGTAATCAAAGGGTATCAAGTTCGGATCCAACGAATGGAAACGATGACTTTATTAAAATTCCAAAGAAAAAAACAGTCACCATTGCCGAAATCAAATCAAGGGGAGTGATCAAACACATTTGGATGACTCTTGCCAGTAAGGATCCAATGGCCAGAAAAAATGCTGTCATTCGAATGTATTGGGACAACCAAACACATCCTTCTGTAGAGGTTCCGTTAGGTGAATTTTTTGGACAAGGTTGGGGAGAAGAGTATATCTTAAACTCAGCACCGCTTGTGGCAGCTCCCAAAAAAGGAAAGTCTATGAATTCCTACTTTCCAATGCCTTTTGAGTCAGGGGCAAAGATAGAAATTGAAAATGAATCCGATGAAGACATCAGTAATTTTTATTTTTACGTTGATTATGAAGAATGGAAAGAACCGTTAAATTCTAACTTACGATTCCATGCACAGTGGAATCGAAGTGTCACTGAGCCTAAAACAGTTAGTCGAAAGGAAAATGAATGGGCCCTTTTGGGGGAAACAGAAAAGACAATTTTTAAAAAGGAAAATTATTTCTCGGTTCTGGAAACGGAAGGAAAAGGCCAGTTTATTGGTCTTAATTTGTATGTGGATTCTCCCACTCCCCTTTGGTATGGAGAAGGGGATGATTTGATTTTCATTGATGGAAATCAAACAGAGGCAAATCTAAAGGGAACAGGAACCGAAGATGTTTTTAACACCGCTTGGTCCCCGAAAGAAGTTTTTATGCATCCATACTTCGGATATCCACGAGTTTCGGAATCGATTGGTTGGCTTGGTCGAACTCATTTGTATCGATTCTGGGTGGAATCCCCTATACGGTTTGAAAAAAATTTCCTATTCTTACTTGAGCATGGTCATGCAAATTCCTTGACCTTAGATTTAATCTCAGTTGCCTATTGGTATCAAGGTCTGAATTCCAAACCAATGAAGGTTTTGCCGAAAAGAGAGTTCCGGTTGAACAAACCTGAAATTAATTTTCGTCATATCCATAAGTGGCGGGATTCGTTCCGAAGCGAAAAAGGTTATGGGGAAATTTGGGGCAATGAATGAAATTAATACGGACG encodes the following:
- a CDS encoding glycoside hydrolase family 172 protein, whose product is MRKDHYHYHYHYQYLNCFFKNIFLFECKKTLVLFVSAFYFFTGSLLGDGWESSIWKDKTYRNQRVSSSDPTNGNDDFIKIPKKKTVTIAEIKSRGVIKHIWMTLASKDPMARKNAVIRMYWDNQTHPSVEVPLGEFFGQGWGEEYILNSAPLVAAPKKGKSMNSYFPMPFESGAKIEIENESDEDISNFYFYVDYEEWKEPLNSNLRFHAQWNRSVTEPKTVSRKENEWALLGETEKTIFKKENYFSVLETEGKGQFIGLNLYVDSPTPLWYGEGDDLIFIDGNQTEANLKGTGTEDVFNTAWSPKEVFMHPYFGYPRVSESIGWLGRTHLYRFWVESPIRFEKNFLFLLEHGHANSLTLDLISVAYWYQGLNSKPMKVLPKREFRLNKPEINFRHIHKWRDSFRSEKGYGEIWGNE